A genomic window from Terrisporobacter glycolicus ATCC 14880 = DSM 1288 includes:
- a CDS encoding Na+/H+ antiporter NhaC family protein: MEEKKTLRFHGGGWMSFLPFGVFILIAIYISVLNAPDIRGMWIGALLGIMATYFFATDKQTYCDTVIEGMADPIAVTPIACWIFAGVFASVLRASGLVEGIIWLAYNVGASGRVFVAITFIASALFATAAGTGFGTIVAGMSVLYPAGVLLGANPVVMAGAIVGGGAFGDNLAPLSDTTICSAATQGADVGGVVKSRLKYSLVAGAATLVAIMLFGGGGAAQDIPYDLVSQYMNPKGLLMLIPAAITITLAIKGHHIIAATTIGTIAAAIFGCGLGMISPSDLLFIKGDTVQGLLVDGIGGMVDICILALLVLACVRIMQKGGGDKALIGITEKFVHTARGVEMSIGGLALAMSGIMGLNAPPILAIGTSFAKPLGEKYKISPYRRANLLDATACTLVYSLPWTPALLLTKNLSAQASEQFGSMVPALTTTQMSPWIIYCWALLAVMLFAMISGWGRMYVNSKGEEVKTFAEAEA; the protein is encoded by the coding sequence ATGGAAGAAAAAAAGACGCTTAGGTTTCATGGTGGAGGATGGATGTCCTTTTTACCTTTTGGAGTATTTATATTAATAGCAATCTATATATCAGTTCTTAATGCGCCGGACATAAGAGGGATGTGGATTGGTGCATTACTAGGAATTATGGCAACTTATTTTTTCGCAACAGATAAACAGACTTATTGTGACACAGTTATAGAAGGTATGGCAGATCCAATAGCAGTAACACCTATAGCATGTTGGATATTTGCAGGTGTTTTTGCATCAGTTCTTAGAGCATCGGGTTTAGTTGAAGGAATTATCTGGCTTGCATATAATGTTGGAGCTAGTGGAAGAGTTTTCGTGGCAATTACATTTATAGCAAGTGCATTATTTGCAACAGCAGCAGGAACAGGATTCGGAACAATAGTTGCAGGTATGTCAGTATTATATCCAGCAGGTGTTTTACTTGGAGCAAACCCAGTTGTTATGGCAGGAGCTATAGTTGGTGGAGGAGCCTTTGGTGACAACTTGGCACCATTATCTGATACTACTATATGCTCCGCAGCAACTCAGGGTGCTGATGTTGGTGGAGTTGTAAAATCAAGATTAAAGTATTCATTAGTAGCTGGAGCAGCAACTTTAGTAGCAATTATGTTATTTGGTGGTGGAGGAGCGGCTCAAGACATTCCTTATGATTTAGTTTCTCAATATATGAATCCAAAAGGATTATTAATGTTAATACCAGCAGCAATAACAATTACTTTAGCAATTAAAGGTCATCACATAATAGCAGCAACAACTATAGGAACAATAGCAGCAGCAATATTTGGATGTGGACTTGGAATGATAAGCCCATCAGACTTGCTATTTATAAAAGGAGATACAGTTCAAGGTTTATTAGTAGATGGAATAGGTGGAATGGTTGATATATGTATCTTAGCACTTTTAGTTTTAGCTTGTGTAAGAATTATGCAAAAAGGTGGAGGAGACAAAGCTTTAATAGGTATAACAGAAAAATTCGTACATACTGCTCGTGGAGTGGAAATGAGTATAGGTGGTCTAGCGCTTGCAATGTCAGGAATAATGGGATTAAATGCACCACCAATCCTTGCAATAGGAACATCTTTTGCTAAACCTTTAGGAGAAAAATATAAAATATCTCCATATAGAAGAGCAAACTTACTAGATGCAACAGCTTGTACATTAGTTTACTCTCTACCTTGGACACCAGCTTTATTACTTACTAAAAATTTATCAGCTCAAGCTAGTGAACAATTTGGTAGTATGGTACCTGCATTAACAACAACTCAAATGTCTCCATGGATAATTTATTGTTGGGCACTTCTTGCAGTAATGTTATTTGCCATGATAAGTGGTTGGGGAAGAATGTATGTAAACAGTAAAGGTGAAGAAGTAAAAACTTTTGCTGAAGCAGAGGCTTAA
- the ortA gene encoding 2-amino-4-oxopentanoate thiolase subunit OrtA yields MIIAKKGDWVEIEEVLLKPEERAPQVPDDTKEVPLVQWIRGLMITDEATIGDQIEIETIIGRSVKGQLCAINPRHVHDFGDPVKELIQVGMELRKEIEELNNK; encoded by the coding sequence ATGATTATAGCAAAAAAGGGTGATTGGGTAGAAATAGAAGAAGTACTTTTGAAGCCAGAAGAAAGAGCACCTCAAGTGCCAGATGATACAAAAGAAGTACCTTTAGTTCAATGGATAAGAGGATTAATGATAACAGACGAAGCAACTATAGGTGATCAAATTGAGATAGAGACAATAATAGGAAGAAGTGTTAAAGGACAATTATGTGCAATAAATCCAAGACACGTACATGACTTTGGTGATCCAGTAAAAGAATTAATTCAAGTTGGAATGGAACTTAGGAAAGAAATTGAAGAACTAAATAACAAATAA
- the ortB gene encoding 2-amino-4-oxopentanoate thiolase subunit OrtB, whose protein sequence is MKDMSYLAVMGRKNDIMKEAVGLDYSVFEHGKIAFDYEKMMSSVGYSIEDIVKIQKEAKVGGTPLVELKNITALVRKYSKEGKGARIFVKDEAANASGSFKARRAAISVYHAKKMGYKGVIAATSGNYGAAVASQAAQMGLKCIIVQEVFDSKKIGQPEILEKTRKCEALGAEVIQLTVGPELFYTFLKLLEETGYFNASLYTPFGIAGVESLGYELANQMMEMEGKYPDVVVATHAGGGNLTGTKRGLNLACAKDTKIIGASVDLSGLHMASDHAFNRKSFTTGHTGFGVPFATWPDRSDVPRNAARVLRYMDRYVTVTQGEVFYVTEALAQVEGIERGPAGNTSLAAAISIAKEMDEDQIIVVQETEYTGAGKHPMPQLTFAKQNGIEIRRGNPTENVPGKNIVIPWNMGDIQSNDLDLDRLKNNFIKNAVANNKLEEIDEEDILYLIEEVNKDRDFVVKRLEELGVKITNKVTV, encoded by the coding sequence ATGAAGGATATGTCTTACTTAGCCGTAATGGGCAGAAAAAATGACATAATGAAGGAAGCAGTAGGACTTGATTATAGTGTTTTTGAACATGGAAAGATAGCTTTTGATTATGAAAAAATGATGTCATCAGTTGGTTATTCAATAGAAGATATAGTAAAAATACAAAAAGAAGCAAAAGTTGGTGGAACTCCTTTAGTGGAACTTAAAAATATAACTGCTTTAGTTAGGAAATATTCAAAAGAAGGTAAGGGGGCTAGAATATTTGTAAAAGACGAAGCAGCAAATGCATCAGGATCATTTAAAGCTAGAAGAGCAGCTATATCTGTTTATCATGCTAAAAAAATGGGATACAAAGGTGTAATAGCAGCAACTAGTGGAAACTACGGTGCAGCAGTAGCATCACAAGCAGCTCAAATGGGGCTTAAATGTATAATAGTTCAAGAAGTATTTGATTCAAAAAAAATAGGTCAGCCAGAAATACTTGAAAAAACTAGAAAATGTGAAGCATTAGGTGCAGAAGTTATACAATTAACAGTTGGACCAGAGCTATTCTACACATTCTTAAAATTATTAGAAGAAACAGGATATTTCAATGCTTCTTTATATACTCCATTTGGAATAGCTGGTGTAGAAAGTTTAGGATATGAGCTAGCTAATCAAATGATGGAAATGGAAGGTAAATACCCAGATGTAGTAGTAGCAACTCACGCTGGTGGAGGAAACTTAACAGGAACTAAGAGAGGTTTAAATTTAGCTTGTGCAAAAGATACTAAGATAATAGGTGCATCAGTTGACTTAAGCGGACTTCATATGGCATCTGATCATGCTTTTAACAGAAAATCTTTCACAACAGGTCATACAGGATTTGGTGTTCCATTTGCAACTTGGCCAGATAGATCTGATGTACCAAGAAACGCAGCTAGAGTTTTAAGATATATGGACAGATATGTAACAGTTACACAAGGAGAAGTATTCTACGTAACAGAAGCATTAGCTCAAGTGGAAGGAATAGAAAGAGGACCAGCAGGAAATACTTCTCTTGCAGCAGCCATATCTATAGCAAAAGAAATGGATGAAGACCAAATAATAGTAGTACAAGAAACAGAATACACAGGAGCAGGAAAACATCCAATGCCACAGCTTACTTTTGCTAAACAAAATGGAATAGAAATAAGAAGAGGAAATCCAACAGAAAATGTTCCTGGCAAAAATATAGTGATACCTTGGAATATGGGAGATATCCAATCTAATGATTTAGACTTAGATAGATTAAAAAATAACTTTATAAAAAATGCAGTTGCTAATAACAAGCTGGAAGAAATAGATGAAGAAGATATATTATATTTAATAGAAGAAGTAAATAAAGATAGAGATTTTGTTGTAAAGCGTTTGGAAGAACTAGGCGTAAAAATTACAAACAAAGTGACTGTTTAA
- a CDS encoding fibronectin type III domain-containing protein: MKNLKKIISLFLCVLLIFNLTSIGNLNIFAENLKSVYKTNPKVISIGTSQDKVQVIKESDGKIVNPLYQDANVKGYSPKSSYKLYSNKVFSTKKEAANYLKEEMVKRSGTIEFTIKQKNYNTLYEDLFAMAVQDDENANSSEGDYLFRNWISCDINCQIRSNETKFTFEVKYYSTYKQEQRVDYEVKKVLDELNVYNKDEYTKTKAVHDFITKNIVYDYSLKKFSAYDAIVSKNVVCNGYAALTYKMMKDLGVKVRCITGKSNGGNHAWNIGKIGTKWYNIDNTWDAANGDNNYVKYTYFLRNNAEFPDHKRDEEFNTDEFNVSYPISKTSYSNVDYNKQKFSLNEVQKTIGVGKSFKLKGIQLSHGDAIKSFTSSNKNVAKVDSKGNVTGVNLGYATITVKTKKGESATCNVKVKYDLSGCKITQIGNGKKIISCSSSSKPSIVARYNNKTLEEGKDYSLDYGENNLSGKGTITLVGTGNYTGKKTVTFKIYPNKVSGVKVLSSTTSSLNIRWDKEGGVTGYKIYRSTSKDGKYTEVAKVSNKSSNTYTDRGLVSGKTYYYKIRAYKTVDKENLYGAYSSVSSEKTKYPSQVKKLKQNSSYKTSVKLSWNKASYANGYSVYRATSKNGKYKRVAELNGSTNTKFTDKKVSPGKTYYYKVKAYIKVGKNRDYGAYSAILKTSTRCNTPVITSCTSSSVKNDSNKNGKVKISWKKVNGAYGYAIYRSESKKGTYKRIKTIKSDSTLRAYDEGLKTRKTYYYKINAYRKVDIGNVYSYYSSVKSVKVK; encoded by the coding sequence ATGAAAAATTTAAAGAAAATAATTAGTTTATTTTTATGTGTTCTATTGATTTTCAATTTGACTTCAATAGGGAATTTAAATATTTTTGCAGAAAATTTAAAATCTGTATATAAGACAAATCCAAAAGTTATTTCTATTGGTACATCACAGGATAAAGTTCAAGTTATAAAAGAGTCAGATGGGAAAATAGTAAATCCTCTGTATCAAGATGCGAATGTAAAAGGTTATTCGCCAAAATCTTCCTATAAACTTTATTCAAATAAGGTTTTTTCAACAAAAAAAGAAGCTGCAAATTATTTGAAGGAAGAGATGGTAAAAAGAAGTGGCACTATTGAATTTACAATAAAGCAGAAAAATTATAATACTTTATACGAAGATTTATTTGCAATGGCAGTACAAGATGATGAGAATGCTAATTCTAGTGAAGGAGATTATCTTTTTAGAAACTGGATTTCTTGCGATATCAATTGCCAAATTAGGTCTAATGAAACAAAGTTTACCTTTGAAGTGAAATATTATTCAACATATAAACAAGAGCAACGTGTTGATTATGAGGTGAAAAAAGTTTTAGATGAGCTAAATGTTTACAATAAAGATGAATATACAAAAACTAAAGCTGTTCATGACTTTATTACTAAAAATATAGTATACGATTATTCTTTGAAAAAATTCTCTGCGTATGATGCTATTGTTTCAAAAAATGTTGTATGTAATGGATATGCAGCTCTAACTTACAAAATGATGAAGGATTTAGGTGTAAAAGTAAGATGTATTACAGGAAAATCAAATGGTGGTAATCATGCATGGAATATAGGGAAAATAGGTACAAAATGGTACAACATAGATAATACCTGGGATGCGGCTAATGGTGACAATAATTATGTTAAATATACATATTTCCTGAGAAATAATGCTGAGTTTCCTGACCATAAAAGAGATGAAGAATTTAATACGGATGAATTTAATGTATCATATCCTATATCAAAGACATCTTATAGTAACGTTGATTACAACAAGCAAAAATTTTCTTTAAATGAGGTACAAAAAACAATAGGAGTGGGAAAATCTTTTAAATTAAAAGGTATACAACTATCTCATGGTGATGCAATTAAATCTTTTACTAGCAGCAATAAAAATGTAGCAAAAGTAGATTCAAAAGGAAATGTAACAGGAGTAAATTTGGGTTATGCAACAATTACTGTTAAGACTAAAAAAGGTGAAAGTGCCACTTGTAATGTGAAAGTAAAATATGATTTAAGTGGTTGTAAAATAACTCAAATAGGTAATGGGAAAAAAATTATATCTTGTTCAAGTAGTTCAAAACCCAGTATTGTAGCTAGATACAATAATAAAACACTAGAAGAAGGTAAGGACTATTCTTTAGATTATGGAGAAAATAATCTAAGCGGCAAAGGAACTATAACCCTTGTAGGCACAGGTAATTATACTGGGAAAAAGACTGTTACATTTAAAATTTATCCTAATAAAGTTTCTGGAGTAAAAGTCTTAAGTAGCACTACTAGCTCTTTGAACATTAGATGGGACAAAGAAGGTGGCGTAACAGGATATAAAATCTATAGATCAACATCAAAAGATGGGAAGTACACTGAAGTAGCTAAAGTTTCTAATAAATCTTCAAATACTTACACAGATAGGGGACTAGTAAGTGGAAAAACATATTACTATAAAATAAGAGCCTACAAAACTGTAGATAAAGAAAATCTTTATGGAGCTTATTCTAGTGTTTCCTCTGAAAAAACAAAATATCCATCCCAAGTTAAAAAATTAAAACAGAATTCTTCTTATAAAACTTCAGTAAAGTTGTCTTGGAATAAGGCAAGTTATGCTAACGGATATAGCGTGTACAGAGCAACTAGTAAAAATGGAAAATACAAAAGAGTGGCTGAACTTAATGGTAGTACAAATACAAAATTTACAGACAAAAAAGTATCACCAGGAAAAACATATTATTATAAAGTAAAAGCTTATATAAAAGTTGGAAAAAATAGAGATTACGGAGCATATTCTGCAATATTAAAAACTAGTACAAGATGTAATACACCAGTTATTACATCTTGTACTAGTTCTAGTGTGAAAAATGATTCTAATAAAAATGGAAAAGTAAAAATTAGCTGGAAAAAAGTCAATGGTGCATATGGATATGCAATATATAGATCAGAAAGTAAAAAAGGAACTTATAAAAGAATAAAAACTATTAAAAGTGACTCTACTTTAAGGGCTTATGATGAAGGGTTAAAAACAAGAAAAACATATTATTACAAGATTAATGCATATAGAAAAGTCGATATAGGAAACGTATACAGTTATTATAGCAGTGTAAAGTCTGTAAAAGTTAAGTAG
- a CDS encoding VanZ family protein, translating to MKKSIFAVLIVIWMLFIFLMSSQNAEVSSNTSGSTIKVVLSIVPKFNEQPKEVQVNIVESLQFIGRKSAHFIGYMILGILSMLLFLQIKHINKKPQFALLLCAIYAISDEIHQLFVPGRAGQVRDVLIDSSGSLVGIAIVLIFIKLLEMKRSRKKRIKSV from the coding sequence GTGAAAAAGAGTATTTTCGCAGTATTAATTGTGATTTGGATGTTATTTATTTTTTTAATGTCATCACAAAATGCAGAAGTATCGTCAAATACAAGTGGAAGCACTATAAAAGTTGTTTTATCAATAGTACCAAAATTTAATGAGCAACCAAAGGAAGTTCAAGTGAATATTGTAGAAAGTCTTCAATTTATAGGTAGAAAAAGTGCTCATTTTATTGGATATATGATTCTGGGGATTTTATCAATGTTGTTGTTTTTACAAATTAAACATATAAATAAAAAGCCTCAATTTGCACTTTTACTATGTGCCATTTATGCTATCTCTGATGAAATTCACCAACTATTTGTACCAGGAAGAGCAGGACAAGTAAGAGATGTGTTAATAGACTCATCAGGCAGTTTAGTAGGAATTGCAATAGTTTTGATATTTATAAAATTGTTAGAAATGAAGAGAAGTAGGAAAAAGAGAATAAAATCCGTGTAA
- a CDS encoding GtrA family protein, producing the protein MDKTFITIKDRSNLVEFMKYTIVGCINTADYYLSYLIFMDIFKFSYRISFVMGYMVSIVGSYFFNTYFTYKQKPNLKKFLLFPLTYVPNFIIQYFGIILLVDKINMNSKLAPVITTLVATPITFFVMKYVIKK; encoded by the coding sequence ATGGATAAAACCTTTATAACTATAAAAGATAGAAGTAATTTAGTTGAGTTTATGAAATATACAATTGTAGGGTGTATTAATACGGCAGACTATTATTTGTCATATTTGATTTTTATGGATATATTCAAATTTTCATACAGAATTTCATTTGTTATGGGCTATATGGTTAGTATTGTAGGATCATATTTTTTTAATACTTATTTTACATACAAACAAAAGCCTAATCTGAAAAAGTTTTTACTTTTTCCTTTGACTTATGTGCCTAATTTTATTATTCAGTATTTTGGCATTATTTTATTGGTGGATAAAATCAATATGAATAGTAAGTTGGCCCCTGTGATTACAACACTAGTTGCTACTCCCATTACTTTTTTTGTGATGAAATACGTAATAAAAAAATAA